The Rhea pennata isolate bPtePen1 chromosome 5, bPtePen1.pri, whole genome shotgun sequence nucleotide sequence GATGTGCCTTTCCCTACCTTCTATTTCAAAATTGCTTATGTAGTTTTGACCCCACTGTCctgctgtctctgcagctctcttccctcctgcttccTCACTGTGGTGGCTGGGCTGTTTCTCCCATGACTCTCTGCGACTAGACCTGGCTGCCCTGTGCCTTTGCCAATCAAACCTGAACCTCCTCCTCTAACAGGTCTGTATGAAACAAAATTGCCTTTCTCTGTCAAAATATTGATTGCGGTGCTCTCTTTTGTTACTTTATTTTGGGAAGGGATACCTGAGGTCCAAGCCACTGTCTGCCCCTGGACTGGTGTGCCAGAGACCTcctgggagggctgcagcattGTGGGAGCCCTGGCAAGGACCTGGAGGGTGGTGGGTTTTGATAACTGGCAAAGAAGCTTGTGGGGTCCCCTTTAGGGTGATCCTGTTCCACTTCCTACCCTCTCCTAGATAGGAGGGAGATGTGGAGCCTGGCAAACTGAAGCTGGGGTTgtcccccttctcctcctccctgccccaaaCTTTGCATTACATCTCACTCTCCTCACTCAGGGAAAGAGGGAGTGGGGAAAAATAAGTCATCTCCCTCCGTACCTCCCCAAAGGAAATAGTGGAATTTGGGTTAGTGTTCATTCTGTGAAACAATGTCCTGTGCTTGCCCAGGTCTGTGATGTCCCTGCCTCTCCTGCTAGCAGCTGTGTGGGGCTCTTTCCACGTAGGAGAAGGCTTCCCACAACTTGATGGAGGCTATTACTGAGGAGCACACCCTCCTCATAACAGTTCTCCTGAACCTAACTTGACCCTGTATCTTTTTAGGGGGTGCAGGACCTTCTGCTGCCAAAATGCTAGTTCTCCAGGCTTAGATGCCAGTGGGAGCTGTTTGAGCCATGCCTGGAGCTGTGCTGCTCCAAGACTACCTTCCCGCACTTCTACTGGGTGGAAGTGGGTGTTACTGGCAtaggattattttttcccccttgttcAGAGAATTTGTCATAATGAAATCTGTCTCTGACCTCTtgtctctcctcctttcttttccataaaTCATATGCAGTGAAGAGTGGCTCCCCCGTTCTGGGTTATTTCTCTTCCCCTCACCCTGACACCTAGCTGCCTTCACTTGTGCCTCCCTGCACCCTTCGCCCCTTCCCTGTCCACCCCGGGCACCCGTCACCCATGGACGACTCAGAAGTGGAGTCGACCGCCAGCATCCTTGCCTCTGTCAAGGAGCAGGAGGCGCAGTTTGAGAAGCTGACCCGGGCGCTTGAGGAAGAACGGCGCCATGTCTCTGCTCAGCTGGAACGAGTCCGGGTCTCCCCGCAGGATGCCAGCCCGGGCTTGGCCAACGGCACACTCACCCGGCGGCACCAGGTAAAAAACCCCTTTGGCAGAGGCGGGTGTGGCGGCTCCTGGAGCCCCCATCTGTGCTGGTCCTGCCTCAGTGGGGGTAGCCCTGGGCCAGGCTCTTCTTCAGCCTTCCTAGGATATGTGATATGGAAGAAGGCTATGTTGGTCTTGCACTTGTAATGCTGACAGTGCTGCATGTGTGTTGGAGCTGAAGGTGATCTAGGGATGTGCGGATTGACCTGGTGATCAGTCTTCCTGGGATGATTTGTGAGCACTTCAGGCTGGTTGCATTTAGTGCCTGGGCATCTTCTCTTCCCGCTGCGTTCAGCTTCCTGGAAGGTGGCCTAAATGCAGGGACTGGTGTATAGTTGTGGGGATGTCTGTCTCCTTCTCAGGTGGCAATGGTGAATCTCTGAAATCTTGGTTTATCCCCCAAATGGCCAAACCGGGGCTGGGAGAGGCCTCTTTCCTCTATAGGAGGGGGCACTCAGAGGGCTGGCATGCTGTGCCACGCGGAAGGTGGTTAACTCTCTGGCTGTGAAATGTAGTGCTGCTAGGAGAGATGTGTAGGTcaggcaggaaaggaaaaggagagtaCAGAGGGGAGTGTAAGCAAGTTAAACTAGTGCTCTGCAATCAGCTGTTGAGCATCCACACTATTCCCTCAGCCTGTGGGGGCTATCCCAGTAATACCTTCTCTGGGATATGACTTGGAGTTCCTGCATTGGAGGATGGGGAAGGTCTCTGGGGTAGTGTTGGAGAATGGGGACTGCTCTTGGCCTGTTTTGTCAGGGGACTGGATGTCTGCAAGCTGGATGTAGATATAGTGGGAGAACTAGGGTGGGTTGGGTGGTACAACCTTTGTTTTGCCAGACTGGACAATGGTTTGCTGTGCACTGCACACTTCTCTGGGCAGCTTGCTGTTCCTGTGGGAGCAAGATGTTGGGCATGTGTTGGTAGGATGCTGGAGATGGCTTCCCCAAAGGCCTAGGGCTAATGGGAGAGGTAGGTTTTACAGGATCCTGGGAGGGAGAGAAGTGGCAGCCCAGTAATGGGCATGCTGTGGTGATGTGCATTTCAGAACGGCCGTTTCTTGGGCGATGCTGACCTAGAGAGGCAGAAGTTCCCAGATCTGAAACTCAACGGGCCACAGGTAAGGGGAGCTGAGCCATCTGGGTGTGGGCAGCCTGCCTGCTGGGGGATGAATGTCCTGTGGGGGATGCTTGGGGCAGGGCTGGCAGTGTCTCAAACCTGGTCTGGAGAGGGAGACTTATTCCCAAATGTGTCCACCTTGGACTAGAAGGGTTGGGACAAGAGTAAGTTGATATCCTCCTTCATGAGTGggggcagcagagcttcctGGTGGGTGAGAGCTTGTCCTCTCTCAGTCACCTGGCCACAgggagggctgtgctggcagTGGAGACTGACTCCCTCCCCCTTGCTCCCCCAGGACCACAGCCACCTCTTGTACAGCACAATCCCCAGAATGCAGGACCCAGGCCAGATTGTGGAGGAGACGTACACCATGGAGGAGGACCCAGAAGGGGCCATGTCGGTCGTGTCTGTGGAGACATCAGATGATGGGACGACTCGGCGCACAGAGACCACGGTATGAGCCTGGGGCAGAGGCATGGATGGGATGGGCTCTGGCTGAGGTGTTATGGCAGCGATGACTGCCACTTACAGTGCCCTGAGCTGAAAGGAGGTGTGAAAGCATGGCAAGATGCAGTGCGGGAAGTAGAATCTGGGGACACAGGTGTAGTAGGGGACAGGACTTTGATTGGAGTGTGCCCAATGTCCATCCCTCCAGGTGAAGAAAGTGGTGAAGACTGTGACCACCCGGACAGTCCAGCAGGTCCCCATGGGATCTGACGGTTTACCCTTGGAAACCTCCCCAGTCACTACCAACTATGTCCAGACCATGGACAGGAACTTCCGCAAGAATGGCAATGGCGGCCCTGGTGGCTACCTGAGccagccaggcacagccacCCTCCCTCGTAACTACCACTACCCCGATGGCTACAACCGCCCCTATGAGGATGGCTACCCAGGCAGCGATCACAGCTACGGCAGCCTGTCCCGTGTCACCCGCATTGATGAGCGCTACCGTCCCTCCATGGACACCTACCGGGCCCCCAGCCGCCAGGACATCTATGGCCCCCAGCCTCAAGTGCGTGTTGGGGGCAGCAACATGGACCTCAACCACTTCCACCCTGAGCCATACGGCCTGGAGGATGACCAGCGCAGTGTGGGCTTTGAAGATGTGGATTACGGGCTTATGTCTGACTATGGCACAGCCAGGCGGACAGGGACCCCATCCGACCCCCGGCGTCGACTCAGGTATTGGGGGACCAGGCGTGTAGCAGTAAGCATGAGGGTGGGGAACACTAGCATAGAATCTCTACAGCTTCATCCTCCTCAGAAGAGATGGTGGAGGCAGTACAGTGAGCAGAGTCACCTGTGGCTTGTGCAGGAGAAAGCTTGCATCTGCTCCTAATTGTGTGTTTAATTGGTGGTTAAAACTTGGTGCTAATTGAGCTGGCTGTCCTGAAGCAAGAAGTTCCACAGGGCAGTTGGATGTAGCTGCAGGCCCTTCTCTCCTGTGCTGCCTGTTCTGCCAGGATGATTGCAGGCTTCcaagggagaaggcagctctgtgGCTGGGTGGGATTGGGCACTGTAAAATTCATCGTGTCTTGTTTGTCCGGCTGGGAACAGCACCTGGTCCAGGCTacacagcacagctctgtgtTTGGAGCAGCAGTAGCCTCGCAGTTGCAGCCCTGACCAAGAAGGGAGCACTGGCCAGCCCCAGAGGAGCCTTTGTTCTGAGCTGGGGGCTGGCGTGAGCAAGGCTCAGCCCTACAGCGCCCCAGGGAGCGTTCTGGCAGCGCAGTCTTCTTGCAGGGCAGAAGAAGCTGCTCAACCTGTTTGGCAGTGAGCAGCTTCTCCCCCTTGTTTGGCTGTGGGTGATCACCTGCTCCTCCAGCTTGACTGCCAGAGTGACTGCCCTGCTAGCCTGCAGCTGCCCGGGGGATGCCAGAGGAGGTTCTTGGTAGTCCTTCCACTGCCCTTTCAGAGGTGCGAGCAGGTGTCCCAGGATGTTATGTGCCTCAGGCTGTGACTGCTAGACTCCAGTGTCCTGTAGCAAATGAACACTGATGATTTAAGCCTCTTAGCTTGCTCTGCTTGCTGCCTATGCAGTGGGGTGAGGACTGGGAAGAGGCTAGCAGCTGGATGGTGGGTGGTAGGAGTGCAGCAAGGGACTAGGCCTGGATTGCAGAGATGGGCAGGAGGCCGTGTCAGGGAGCTGAGAGGGATGTGTCTGAGAGTGCTGGGGAGGGCAGGACAGACTGATCACAGGCTCTCTGAACTCCTAGGGCATGTACACAgaggcaggagggaaaggaggtgCACACCAGCACCTGCCCAAGATCTGCCAGTATCCAGATGTGTACTGTGAATCCACAGTAGCTCTTGGCTGCTGCAGTCACTAAAGGAGGAGCTTCGTCCTTTCGGCTGGTGCCAGCACAAATGTTACTGTTGCTGTGTTGAACCAGTCTGGGCGGTTATTTATGCGGGTTGATTCCCCAGCCTGCCTTGCCTCATGAAGCTTGTGCAGCTAGAGGAGAGAACAAGGCAGCTgcccctgctgcctgcactgaGTCAAGTGGCTCTGAAAAGCCAGCGTTAGCAGTTTTAAGCACGTGGCTTTCATGGTCGGTCCCTCTGTGAGTAACTTGGCAAGAAGGGGTTAAACAGGCGTGCCTGACTTAGGGCTGCTTTGCTCCAGCTTCAGGCTGTGGAGGGGAGCAAATGCCAAAAGGCAGGAGTCCAGCCAAGACGGAAGGCTCCAGCTTGCAAGCCCTCCCTAGGCTCGTGTCCTGTCCAGCGTGTGGAGGCAGGaatcctccctccctccctccctcatcTGAATGGCTCTGCTTTCAAGACCCCAAGGTCTTGCTGCTGGGCTGAGTGgcagctgttttccttctgtccttccaggcctggaaggaaaggagttGGATGAGCTGGAGGTGGAGCCCAGGCATAGAGGAGAGCCACAGCTGTGTGAGGGTGTAGGATCCTCAGGAACTCAGCATGTTTGAGGGAGAAGGCGTCATCTCTGAGCCCAGCCTGACAGGGCACAGTCCTGGTGGAGCCTGCCACCTTGTCCTGCAAGGATGCTGCCAAATACAGGGAAGAGCTCTTCCGCAGCCCCATAGCCAGGCTCTCCCTTCCCACACAGGCTGATAATCATCACAGCAATCTGTGGAATCCAGGCGCTGTTGAGTTTGGCTTGGCCCCTGCCTTCTCAGTTACCATCCTCACTCAGCTGCCTGGTTTGTAGGAATGAGAACAGGCGAGATCAGCATCCCCCCTGCCTCTGAGATGTTTGTCTTGAGCAGGGGCCTGGCTGTTAATGACTTCCTTCAGGGAGGCAGCTTGCCAGGCGCATGGGAGACAAAAGAGCGCGTTGAGGCGAGAAGCGCAGTATGTGCTGGCCGTGATCTGCTGTGAGTGTGTGGGTCCCTCTTGTGTGGCTCTTTTTGGAGCTCCCTGCCTACCCAGGAGGTAGAAGGGAGCTCCAGCCGTGGTGGAGGACATGCTTCACCCACCTTTGCTATCTCCATCTGCTCTTAGATGAGGCTACAGGGCAGGGTGGAGTCTGGCACTGACTCACCTCTACTCTTGGGCAGGTGCTCCCCTTCCAGCTGCTCAAGCCTTGGTTGACCTTGATCCTGTGCTGTGGTCTGTATTGATGAGTGTCGGGTGGCTTGCTTGCCATGCTGGCAGTGATGAGCTTTTGGCTCCTGCCTCATTCTGCTGCCATCTGCAGGGGCCTGGGGCAGTCCTGCTGGTCAGCACAAAGCATCAAGTGCAGTTCCTTGCAGTAGCAAAGGACAACTCCCCGGAGAGGCTGGACTCCTCAGCATCTCTCGGTAGCCAGGCCATGCGACTGCTGCCCTGGCTGGCCGTGTGTTGCACTGCTGAGACACCTTGAGGCCAGCCTGGTGGCATGCTGCTGCCATGCATTCTATCCTCCCTTATGTCTGACTGTACAGCAATACCTGAGAATGATGTGGCTGCAgagtttgtgtgtttgttttgttttttggtaagTCCTTCACTGGAGGCTGTAGCATGAGTGGTTGGCATAGAGAGCAGAACCTGTCCTTTATTGCAACCTATGCTGCCTACTTGATGGCAGGAAGCTTCCTACACTTGATCTTGGAGTTAAGAGGGTGAACCTGAAGATGGCTGAGTAGTCTCCTGGGCAGACAAGAACCAGAGGACACTACCTCACCTTGGACCCCCACAGTGCTTAGGAACAGCACCCTGATGTAGCAGATTTGCTACTGCTGCAATTAGGCCTCTGTTTCCCCTCCCATTCCCTTTCTGTTGGAAAGTGCTGAAATCCTCTCCCTGGATGGGGGAAGATTGTATTTAATAGGTGGACTTACTAGTGAAGACAAAAATGAGGCAAGAAGCAGAATTTCTCTTGTGTGCATGGAGTGGCACTAGGGATGTCTCCTGTTGCTTGGGTAAGCCTGTCCCTTTGTGGTAATGCAGCCGCAACATACCGCTGTAGTAAAGTGGCCACAGCATACTGCTGGCCCTCTGCAGGCAACAAACTTCAGAGCCTCATCCTGGAGGAAGTCTTTGCTTTAGATGTGATGAGGCAGATGCTCTGAAATACTTGAGGCAGTTTGGTAAGGCAGCAGCTTGTGTGCCTGGGACCACCATGGGGCAGCTCAGATGTCTGGGTACAATGTTACTTACAGGCCAGACAATGCAGTAAAGAACTGGTGGCTTGAAACCAGACTCTGCTCTCTTGCTATACCCACTTAATGATGGTGTAACAGGCTGTCTAGCATGAACCACTTAAGCTGACCAAAGCCCTGGGGAATTCTTGAGCTACTTTTCCTGGCTCCTTTGATGAACTTGCCCTCTAGTGGCTACAAGCCCAAATGTTTATTCTAGCCTATACGTGGGCTGTGATTGAGCCTTGGGACTGGGTCATGCCTCTGTAGAGCTTCTGCAGAGACCAGATTTTGTGTCTAACCCAAAGCTAAATCCAGCAGGGTGGGAAGGGAGCAGATTTGCTGTCAGGGCTGTCTCCTTCTGCTGTGGAGGCTCCTGCTTTCTGAGCTGTCCTAGCGATGCTTCATGGTGTTGCTCCTGCAGGGAAGGACGTGCCAGCTCTAGACTCAAGCTCAGACCTATGCACCTGTGCAGGTGCAAAGGGAGCAGGAAGGTGCCATGAGACTGTTCTGCAGCCTGCCTCCATCCCATCTTCTGATGGGTTGAGGTGGGCACAGCATTCTGCAAGTACAGGGCTTGTGCTGACAGTGATTGTCCCCTCTCCTAGGAGTTATGAAGACATGCTTGTGGATGAAGTGGCCCCTGACCGGTACTACTGGGCCCCCTTGGCTCAGCATGAGCGGGGCAGCTTGGCTAGCTTGGACAGCCTGCGTAAAGGAGCCCCGGCCCCAGGCAACTGGCGCCAGCCAGAGCTCCCGGAGGTAATAGCCATGCTGAGCTTCCGCCTGGATGCTGTAAAGTCCAATGCAGCTGCCTACCTGCAGCACCTCTGCTACCGCAATGACAAAGTGAAGACGGAGGTGCGCAAGCTGAAGGGCATTCCTGTGCTGGTAGGATTGCTGGACCACCCCAAGAAAGAGGTGCATTATGGGGCCTGTGGTGCACTTAAGAACATCTCCTTTGGCAAGGACCAAGACAACAAGATTGCCATCAAGAACTGCGATGGGGTACCTGCTCTGGTGCGCCTTTTGCGAAAGGCCCATGATATGGACCTCACAGAGGTTATCACAGGTAACTGCTccagggaagaaaggagggagtGATTCTTTGGGTGAGGGGTGCACAGTGTAGGTCTTGCATCCTTGTGGTCTGACCAGGTGCCTCCCTTGTGTGGCATTGCAGGAACACTGTGGAATCTGTCCTCGCACGACTCCATCAAGATGGCCATTGTGGATCATGCATTGCATGCCCTGACTGATGAGGTTGTCATTCCCCGCTCAGGCTGGGAGCGGGAACCCAATGAGGACTCAAAACCTCGCCATATCGAGTGGGAATCTGTGCTCACTAACACCGCTGGCTGCCTTAGGTACAGGAGGGGGTTGCATCTCAGCTGAGAGCTGGTGTGGATTGGGGCTGCTGAAATGGTGCTTTCTGGAGTGGGAGGTGACTGCTTCTGGTAGCCTTATGGGACTACCATACTGTCTGTGGAGGAGCTGCTCCTCTAGGATGGCTAGTGATGACATAATCCTTGATAAAGGAGAAGTTTCCCTCTGTGGGGAGGAGGTAGAGGAGTTCTCTGGTTGGAGCTCTGCTGGGTGGGGGCTGTTCCTTTCTGGCCCCCAGTGATCTTGCCCATGACGAGTGTCTCCTGCCTGCCAGGAATGTGAGCTCAGAGCGGAGCGAGGCCCGTCGGAAACTGCGAGAATGTGACGGGCTGGTGGATGCCCTGATCTACATCGTCCAGTCGGAGATAGGCCAGAAGGACTCGGACAGCAAGGTACCATGGTGAATGGAGTGGGATCAGGGCATGTTGTGATCTGTCCTTGTCAGCTAACGTGGTGGCTGCAGATGAGCTTCCCTCAGGAAGGACAGAGAATGGAGGGGGGAGTCTAGAACTTCACTTAAGAAGAATTTGAGGTGACAGGGCTAGCTGGAAAACCCAAGCCAAGCTCACATCTTTCTCTAACCCACTTGGGAAGAGAGAAGCTCTATGGGGTGAGACCCAGGTGTTTTGCCTGGATGAGTCTAGCTGTCAGGCTGCAGTTGACAATAAGAATACTTCTCTCTATTGTGAGCGTTAACAATCCTCTTTTCCACACTGATGTCCCCTGATTCACAGCTCTCTAATCTGTCTTGACCCACTGCTGACTTGAATCTTCCCTAGATCTTTTACTGGACCACTTTGCTTTTGGCAGAGATTTTTGGCCCAGCAGGGTATGAATTTAAATCAGCAGGACTGGCCATGCCTTCTGTGGCATGGGGTCTGCTTCAGATCCACCTGAGATAGAGCTGCCTGGCCCCAGTTCAGCTGCACTTGGTCTACCTCTAACTTGTAAGCTGTGGTTGAGATGTGGCC carries:
- the CTNND1 gene encoding catenin delta-1 isoform X1, which produces MDDSEVESTASILASVKEQEAQFEKLTRALEEERRHVSAQLERVRVSPQDASPGLANGTLTRRHQNGRFLGDADLERQKFPDLKLNGPQDHSHLLYSTIPRMQDPGQIVEETYTMEEDPEGAMSVVSVETSDDGTTRRTETTVKKVVKTVTTRTVQQVPMGSDGLPLETSPVTTNYVQTMDRNFRKNGNGGPGGYLSQPGTATLPRNYHYPDGYNRPYEDGYPGSDHSYGSLSRVTRIDERYRPSMDTYRAPSRQDIYGPQPQVRVGGSNMDLNHFHPEPYGLEDDQRSVGFEDVDYGLMSDYGTARRTGTPSDPRRRLRSYEDMLVDEVAPDRYYWAPLAQHERGSLASLDSLRKGAPAPGNWRQPELPEVIAMLSFRLDAVKSNAAAYLQHLCYRNDKVKTEVRKLKGIPVLVGLLDHPKKEVHYGACGALKNISFGKDQDNKIAIKNCDGVPALVRLLRKAHDMDLTEVITGTLWNLSSHDSIKMAIVDHALHALTDEVVIPRSGWEREPNEDSKPRHIEWESVLTNTAGCLRNVSSERSEARRKLRECDGLVDALIYIVQSEIGQKDSDSKLVENCVCLLRNLSYQVHREIPHAERYQETPLAPANNTGPHAASCFGAKKGKDEWFSRGKKNPEDLGADTVDFPKRTTPAKGYELLFQPEVVRIYISLLKESKTPAILEASAGAIQNLCAGCWTYGRCIRAALRQEKGLSAIAELLTNDSERVVKAASGALRNLAVDLRNKELIGKHAIPNLVKNLPGGQQMPARNLSEDTVVSILNTINEVTVDNLEAAKKLRETQGIEKLVLINKSGNRSEREVRAAALVLQTVWGYKELRKPLEKEGWKKSDFQANLSNTSRTQGGNSFDDSTLPLIDRNQKAEKKSSREEIQMSNMGPDNYSTLNERDHSRTLDRSGDLGDMESVKAAPLMQKI
- the CTNND1 gene encoding catenin delta-1 isoform X2, producing MDDSEVESTASILASVKEQEAQFEKLTRALEEERRHVSAQLERVRVSPQDASPGLANGTLTRRHQNGRFLGDADLERQKFPDLKLNGPQDHSHLLYSTIPRMQDPGQIVEETYTMEEDPEGAMSVVSVETSDDGTTRRTETTVKKVVKTVTTRTVQQVPMGSDGLPLETSPVTTNYVQTMDRNFRKNGNGGPGGYLSQPGTATLPRNYHYPDGYNRPYEDGYPGSDHSYGSLSRVTRIDERYRPSMDTYRAPSRQDIYGPQPQVRVGGSNMDLNHFHPEPYGLEDDQRSVGFEDVDYGLMSDYGTARRTGTPSDPRRRLRSYEDMLVDEVAPDRYYWAPLAQHERGSLASLDSLRKGAPAPGNWRQPELPEVIAMLSFRLDAVKSNAAAYLQHLCYRNDKVKTEVRKLKGIPVLVGLLDHPKKEVHYGACGALKNISFGKDQDNKIAIKNCDGVPALVRLLRKAHDMDLTEVITGTLWNLSSHDSIKMAIVDHALHALTDEVVIPRSGWEREPNEDSKPRHIEWESVLTNTAGCLRNVSSERSEARRKLRECDGLVDALIYIVQSEIGQKDSDSKLVENCVCLLRNLSYQVHREIPHAERYQETPLAPANNTGPHAASCFGAKKGKDEWFSRGKKNPEDLGADTVDFPKRTTPAKGYELLFQPEVVRIYISLLKESKTPAILEASAGAIQNLCAGCWTYGRCIRAALRQEKGLSAIAELLTNDSERVVKAASGALRNLAVDLRNKELIGKHAIPNLVKNLPGGQQMPARNLSEDTVVSILNTINEVTVDNLEAAKKLRETQGIEKLVLINKSGNRSEREVRAAALVLQTVWGYKELRKPLEKEGWKKSDFQANLSNTSRTQGGNSFDDSTLPLIDRNQKAEKKSSREEIQMSNMGPDNYSTLNERDHSRTLDRSGDLGDMESVKAAPLMKI
- the CTNND1 gene encoding catenin delta-1 isoform X3, whose amino-acid sequence is MDDSEVESTASILASVKEQEAQFEKLTRALEEERRHVSAQLERVRVSPQDASPGLANGTLTRRHQNGRFLGDADLERQKFPDLKLNGPQDHSHLLYSTIPRMQDPGQIVEETYTMEEDPEGAMSVVSVETSDDGTTRRTETTVKKVVKTVTTRTVQQVPMGSDGLPLETSPVTTNYVQTMDRNFRKNGNGGPGGYLSQPGTATLPRNYHYPDGYNRPYEDGYPGSDHSYGSLSRVTRIDERYRPSMDTYRAPSRQDIYGPQPQVRVGGSNMDLNHFHPEPYGLEDDQRSVGFEDVDYGLMSDYGTARRTGTPSDPRRRLRSYEDMLVDEVAPDRYYWAPLAQHERGSLASLDSLRKGAPAPGNWRQPELPEVIAMLSFRLDAVKSNAAAYLQHLCYRNDKVKTEVRKLKGIPVLVGLLDHPKKEVHYGACGALKNISFGKDQDNKIAIKNCDGVPALVRLLRKAHDMDLTEVITGTLWNLSSHDSIKMAIVDHALHALTDEVVIPRSGWEREPNEDSKPRHIEWESVLTNTAGCLRNVSSERSEARRKLRECDGLVDALIYIVQSEIGQKDSDSKLVENCVCLLRNLSYQVHREIPHAERYQETPLAPANNTGPHAASCFGAKKGKGKKNPEDLGADTVDFPKRTTPAKGYELLFQPEVVRIYISLLKESKTPAILEASAGAIQNLCAGCWTYGRCIRAALRQEKGLSAIAELLTNDSERVVKAASGALRNLAVDLRNKELIGKHAIPNLVKNLPGGQQMPARNLSEDTVVSILNTINEVTVDNLEAAKKLRETQGIEKLVLINKSGNRSEREVRAAALVLQTVWGYKELRKPLEKEGWKKSDFQANLSNTSRTQGGNSFDDSTLPLIDRNQKAEKKSSREEIQMSNMGPDNYSTLNERDHSRTLDRSGDLGDMESVKAAPLMQKI
- the CTNND1 gene encoding catenin delta-1 isoform X4 — translated: MDDSEVESTASILASVKEQEAQFEKLTRALEEERRHVSAQLERVRVSPQDASPGLANGTLTRRHQNGRFLGDADLERQKFPDLKLNGPQDHSHLLYSTIPRMQDPGQIVEETYTMEEDPEGAMSVVSVETSDDGTTRRTETTVKKVVKTVTTRTVQQVPMGSDGLPLETSPVTTNYVQTMDRNFRKNGNGGPGGYLSQPGTATLPRNYHYPDGYNRPYEDGYPGSDHSYGSLSRVTRIDERYRPSMDTYRAPSRQDIYGPQPQVRVGGSNMDLNHFHPEPYGLEDDQRSVGFEDVDYGLMSDYGTARRTGTPSDPRRRLRSYEDMLVDEVAPDRYYWAPLAQHERGSLASLDSLRKGAPAPGNWRQPELPEVIAMLSFRLDAVKSNAAAYLQHLCYRNDKVKTEVRKLKGIPVLVGLLDHPKKEVHYGACGALKNISFGKDQDNKIAIKNCDGVPALVRLLRKAHDMDLTEVITGTLWNLSSHDSIKMAIVDHALHALTDEVVIPRSGWEREPNEDSKPRHIEWESVLTNTAGCLRNVSSERSEARRKLRECDGLVDALIYIVQSEIGQKDSDSKLVENCVCLLRNLSYQVHREIPHAERYQETPLAPANNTGPHAASCFGAKKGKDEWFSRGKKNPEDLGADTVDFPKRTTPAKGYELLFQPEVVRIYISLLKESKTPAILEASAGAIQNLCAGCWTYGRCIRAALRQEKGLSAIAELLTNDSERVVKAASGALRNLAVDLRNKELIGKHAIPNLVKNLPGGQQMPARNLSEDTVVSILNTINEVTVDNLEAAKKLRETQGIEKLVLINKSGNRSEREVRAAALVLQTVWGYKELRKPLEKEGWKKSDFQANLSNTSRTQGGNSFDDSTLPLIDRNQKAEKKSSREEIQMSNMGPDNYSTLNERDHSRTLDRSGDLGDMESVKAAPLMQEEGEESQPEVEEAEEDVAMSYPVSVCPTVPCPV